The Arachis duranensis cultivar V14167 chromosome 2, aradu.V14167.gnm2.J7QH, whole genome shotgun sequence genome has a window encoding:
- the LOC107472295 gene encoding uncharacterized protein LOC107472295 isoform X8, protein MAPVGKQKKTVKETSTVHRPTSKASVGAKRGRDDGDGKPKKTVIHRPPDEKLTDEQIHEYYRQFFGSQGFIVPDYGGRLCGGVGPYSVTNNNKYRQKLVKDMIQKSLRIYNRKNKVNFEFDKLVSVNAGAVAGLMFYITFNARSGDDAPQTFYSKVWKTFNGYIKVQFCVIGSWYISGCWYISGIWYNSGLSCGICV, encoded by the exons ATGGCTCCTGTCGGTAAACAGAAGAAAACGGTGAAAGAAACTTCTACTGTACACCGTCCGACTAGTAAGGCTTCTGTCGGAGCTAAAAGAGGTAGGGATGATGGGGATGGTAAACCGAAGAAAACGGTGATACACCGTCCGCCTGATGAGAAACTCACTGATGAACAAATTCATGAATATTATAGACAGTTCTTCGGCAGTCAG GGATTCATTGTTCCTGACTATGGAGGTAGATTGTGTGGCGGAGTTGGACCCTATTCGGtgactaataataataagtatagGCAGAAACTTGTGAAGGATATGATTCAGAAAAGCTTGCGAATCTACAATCGCAAAAAT AAGGTgaattttgagtttgataaGCTTGTCAGCGTTAATGCTGGTGCTGTTGCTGGCCTTATGTTTTACATTACTTTCAATGCACGCTCTGGTGATGATGCACCTCAAACCTTTTACAGCAAAGTATGGAAAACATTCAATGGTTATATCAAAGTCCAGTTCTGTGTGATTG GAAGTTGGTACATCTCAGGATGCTGGTACATCTCAGGAATCTGGTATAACTCAGGCCTAAGTTGTGGAATT
- the LOC107472295 gene encoding uncharacterized protein LOC107472295 isoform X9, which translates to MAPVGKQKKTVKETSTVHRPTSKASVGAKRGRDDGDGKPKKTVIHRPPDEKLTDEQIHEYYRQFFGSQGFIVPDYGGRLCGGVGPYSVTNNNKYRQKLVKDMIQKSLRIYNRKNKVNFEFDKLVSVNAGAVAGLMFYITFNARSGDDAPQTFYSKVWKTFNGYIKVQFCVIGNAQEVGTSQDAGTSQESGITQA; encoded by the exons ATGGCTCCTGTCGGTAAACAGAAGAAAACGGTGAAAGAAACTTCTACTGTACACCGTCCGACTAGTAAGGCTTCTGTCGGAGCTAAAAGAGGTAGGGATGATGGGGATGGTAAACCGAAGAAAACGGTGATACACCGTCCGCCTGATGAGAAACTCACTGATGAACAAATTCATGAATATTATAGACAGTTCTTCGGCAGTCAG GGATTCATTGTTCCTGACTATGGAGGTAGATTGTGTGGCGGAGTTGGACCCTATTCGGtgactaataataataagtatagGCAGAAACTTGTGAAGGATATGATTCAGAAAAGCTTGCGAATCTACAATCGCAAAAAT AAGGTgaattttgagtttgataaGCTTGTCAGCGTTAATGCTGGTGCTGTTGCTGGCCTTATGTTTTACATTACTTTCAATGCACGCTCTGGTGATGATGCACCTCAAACCTTTTACAGCAAAGTATGGAAAACATTCAATGGTTATATCAAAGTCCAGTTCTGTGTGATTGGTAATGCTCAG GAAGTTGGTACATCTCAGGATGCTGGTACATCTCAGGAATCTGGTATAACTCAGGCCTAA
- the LOC107472295 gene encoding uncharacterized protein LOC107472295 isoform X10 yields MAPVGKQKKTVKETSTVHRPTSKASVGAKRGRDDGDGKPKKTVIHRPPDEKLTDEQIHEYYRQFFGSQGFIVPDYGGRLCGGVGPYSVTNNNKYRQKLVKDMIQKSLRIYNRKNKVNFEFDKLVSVNAGAVAGLMFYITFNARSGDDAPQTFYSKVWKTFNDYLKVQFCVIGNAQEVGTSQDAGTSQESGITQA; encoded by the exons ATGGCTCCTGTCGGTAAACAGAAGAAAACGGTGAAAGAAACTTCTACTGTACACCGTCCGACTAGTAAGGCTTCTGTCGGAGCTAAAAGAGGTAGGGATGATGGGGATGGTAAACCGAAGAAAACGGTGATACACCGTCCGCCTGATGAGAAACTCACTGATGAACAAATTCATGAATATTATAGACAGTTCTTCGGCAGTCAG GGATTCATTGTTCCTGACTATGGAGGTAGATTGTGTGGCGGAGTTGGACCCTATTCGGtgactaataataataagtatagGCAGAAACTTGTGAAGGATATGATTCAGAAAAGCTTGCGAATCTACAATCGCAAAAAT AAGGTgaattttgagtttgataaGCTTGTCAGCGTTAATGCTGGTGCTGTTGCTGGCCTTATGTTTTACATTACTTTCAATGCACGCTCTGGTGATGATGCACCTCAAACCTTTTACAGCAAAGTATGGAAAACATTCAATGATTATCTCAAAGTCCAGTTCTGTGTGATTGGTAATGCGCAG GAAGTTGGTACATCTCAGGATGCTGGTACATCTCAGGAATCTGGTATAACTCAGGCCTAA
- the LOC107472295 gene encoding uncharacterized protein LOC107472295 isoform X11, which produces MAPVGKQKKTVKETSTVHRPTSKASVGAKRGRDDGDGKPKKTVIHRPPDEKLTDEQIHEYYRQFFGSQGFIVPDYGGRLCGGVGPYSVTNNNKYRQKLVKDMIQKSLRIYNRKNVNFEFDKLVSVNAGAVAGLMFYITFNARSGDDAPQTFYSKVWKTFNDYLKVQFCVIGNAQEVGTSQDAGTSQESGITQA; this is translated from the exons ATGGCTCCTGTCGGTAAACAGAAGAAAACGGTGAAAGAAACTTCTACTGTACACCGTCCGACTAGTAAGGCTTCTGTCGGAGCTAAAAGAGGTAGGGATGATGGGGATGGTAAACCGAAGAAAACGGTGATACACCGTCCGCCTGATGAGAAACTCACTGATGAACAAATTCATGAATATTATAGACAGTTCTTCGGCAGTCAG GGATTCATTGTTCCTGACTATGGAGGTAGATTGTGTGGCGGAGTTGGACCCTATTCGGtgactaataataataagtatagGCAGAAACTTGTGAAGGATATGATTCAGAAAAGCTTGCGAATCTACAATCGCAAAAAT GTgaattttgagtttgataaGCTTGTCAGCGTTAATGCTGGTGCTGTTGCTGGCCTTATGTTTTACATTACTTTCAATGCACGCTCTGGTGATGATGCACCTCAAACCTTTTACAGCAAAGTATGGAAAACATTCAATGATTATCTCAAAGTCCAGTTCTGTGTGATTGGTAATGCGCAG GAAGTTGGTACATCTCAGGATGCTGGTACATCTCAGGAATCTGGTATAACTCAGGCCTAA
- the LOC107472295 gene encoding uncharacterized protein LOC107472295 isoform X12, whose translation MAPVGKQKKTVKETSTVHRPTSKASVGAKRGRDDGDGKPKKTVIHRPPDEKLTDEQIHEYYRQFFGSQGFIVPDYGGRLCGGVGPYSVTNNNKYRQKLVKDMIQKSLRIYNRKNKVNFEFDKLVSVNAGAVAGLMFYITFNARSGDDAPQTFYSKVWKTFNDYLKVQFCVIGNAQDAGTSQDVGTSQA comes from the exons ATGGCTCCTGTCGGTAAACAGAAGAAAACGGTGAAAGAAACTTCTACTGTACACCGTCCGACTAGTAAGGCTTCTGTCGGAGCTAAAAGAGGTAGGGATGATGGGGATGGTAAACCGAAGAAAACGGTGATACACCGTCCGCCTGATGAGAAACTCACTGATGAACAAATTCATGAATATTATAGACAGTTCTTCGGCAGTCAG GGATTCATTGTTCCTGACTATGGAGGTAGATTGTGTGGCGGAGTTGGACCCTATTCGGtgactaataataataagtatagGCAGAAACTTGTGAAGGATATGATTCAGAAAAGCTTGCGAATCTACAATCGCAAAAAT AAGGTgaattttgagtttgataaGCTTGTCAGCGTTAATGCTGGTGCTGTTGCTGGCCTTATGTTTTACATTACTTTCAATGCACGCTCTGGTGATGATGCACCTCAAACCTTTTACAGCAAAGTATGGAAAACATTCAATGATTATCTCAAAGTCCAGTTCTGTGTGATTGGTAATGCGCAG GATGCTGGTACATCTCAGGATGTTGGTACTTCTCAGGCCTAA
- the LOC107472289 gene encoding uncharacterized protein LOC107472289, giving the protein MVSDCPPPDDRPLPQGGVEVQAKMDRMKALEEARQPPPPPPSRESTIILDELRRIHRYMEGKFTSILQEQARQRDSNWDDGGVVDKETHKRKNYHEGDVMEETCKKKAKFVEGSEEFGQFPADGKMINEVGHIGASLQEVGARLASIGRTHELEKEQLAARVKELETKVSEAFGQGFYRAVTQVKAVFPGIDVDKLDVTKVVLDGKLVDEDATGEKND; this is encoded by the exons ATGGTGTCCGATTgtcctcctcctgatgatcgACCACTACCACAAGGTGGTGTTGAAGTTCAAGCCAAGATGGATCGGATGAAAGCTCTAGAAGAAGCACGTcaacctcctcctcctcctccttctcgaGAGTCTACCATAATTCTGGATGAGTTGAGGAGAATCCATCGATACATGGAGGGGAAATTCACATCCATTCTCCAGGAACAAGCTCGCCAAAG gGACTCCAACTGGGATGATGGTGGTGTTGTGGACAAAGAGACACACAAGAGGAAAAACTATCATGAAGGTGATGTCATGGAAGAGACATGCAAAAAGAAGGCCAAATTTGTGGAAGGCTCAGAGGAG TTTGGCCAATTCCCTGCTGATGGGAAGATGATCAATGAAGTGGGACACATAGGTGCCAGTTTGCAG gagGTTGGTGCTCGCCTTGCATCCATTGGTCGGACACACGAGCTTGAAAAGGAACAACTTGCTGCTCGTGTAAAGGAATTGGAGACTAAAGTGTCTGAGGCTTTTGGTCAAGGGTTCTATCGAGCCGTGACCCAGGTTAAGGCTGTTTTTCCTGGAATTGATGTGGATAAGCTGGATGTGACCAAGGTGGTTTTAGATGGGAAGCTTGTGGATGAAGATGCTACTGGTGAGAAGAATGATTGA
- the LOC110277497 gene encoding uncharacterized protein LOC110277497, whose amino-acid sequence MIGCASQGQGSCTRSTTRTRSRNRPSRVPERCGCGCRPVLRWSGTTTNPDKPFFGCPNYNTRDKTWCGFFLWADDVEEEEEHEGRVDATAVDNEQVRVNLAWRIGKLEADMRTQKSMIQFLGIVVFFTVAAVLIMTLKF is encoded by the exons ATGATTGGGTGTGCGAGCCAAGGTCAAGGAAGCTGTACACGATCAACGACGAGAACGCGGAGTAGGAACAGACCATCGCGGGTACCAGAGCGGTGTGGGTGCGGCTGCCGGCCGGTGCTTCGTTGGTCCGGAACAACTACCAACCCAGATAAGCCCTTCTTCGGTTGTCCAAATTACAAT ACTAGGGACAAAACATGGTGTGGATTTTTTCTCTGGGCTGatgatgtagaagaagaagaggaacatGAAGGAAGAGTGGATGCAACTGCAGTTGACAATGAGCAAGTGAGAGTGAATTTAGCATGGAGGATTGGAAAATTGGAAGCTGATATGAGGACACAAAAATCTATGATACAATTCTTAGGCATAGTGGTGTTTTTTACTGTAGCTGCTGTATTGATTATGACTTTGAAGTTCTGA